A genomic window from Salvelinus sp. IW2-2015 linkage group LG13, ASM291031v2, whole genome shotgun sequence includes:
- the LOC111971584 gene encoding homeobox protein DBX2-like isoform X1: MKGMIAGQKQSGKKSMNMAAVSPTHPGFGRSGKSFLIDNLLRSAGPSSSSSSPNSDGPTGGFFRGPLTGHHRRTWGPQHVVYEGQSQNCKRVKDRGLPPRSHSGLLSSVFLRGPQYVLAAVCCGGSSPPSVFSEGAYIPMWSPDTSPKSRRGILRRAVFSDEQRKELEKTFKRQKYISKTDRNKLAAELSLKESQVKIWFQNRRMKWRNCKEKEGHSCRSPMEELMSRACNQEEEHKGAPESTGTPSDSSPSQQQDTDTGVVSCKEPEKERKSHAQRKSHARNL, translated from the exons ATGAAGGGGATGATCGCAGGACAGAAGCAGAGCGGGAAGAAGAGCATGAATATGGCGGCAGTTTCACCTACTCACCCAGGCTTTGGGAGATCAGGGAAGAGCTTCCTCATCGACAATCTGCTGCGCTCGGCGGGGccgtcctcttcctcatcctcgcCCAACTCAGATGGACCAACAGGTGGGTTCTTCAGGGGTCCCCTGACCGGCCACCACAGGAGAACCTGGGGCCCTCAGCATGTTGTCTACGAGGGCCAGAGTCAGAACTGTAAACGAGTCAAAGACAGGGGGCTTCCTCCTCGGTCACACTCAG GCCTGTTGAGCAGTGTGTTTCTACGGGGCCCTCAGTATGTGCTGGCAGCAGTGTGCTGTGGTGGGTCCAGCCCTCCGTCTGTCTTCTCCG AGGGAGCCTATATTCCGATGTGGTCCCCGGATACGAGCCCCAAATCCCGGCGAGGGATCCTGAGGAGGGCGGTGTTCTCGGATGAGCAGAGGAAGGAGCTGGAGAAAACGTtcaaaagacagaaatacatcagcaagacagacagaaacaaactGGCAGCAGAACTCAGCCTGAAGGAATCCCAG GTGAAGATCTGGTTTCAGAACCGGAGAATGAAGTGGAGGAACTGTAAGGAGAAGGAGGGCCACAGCTGCCGCTCCCCCATGGAGGAGCTCATGTCCCGGGCCTGCAACCAGGAAGAGGAACACAAAGGGGCACCAGAGAGCACGGGCACGCCATCAGACAGCTcaccatcacagcagcaggacACGGACACAGGAGTTGTGTCATGCAAGGaacctgagaaagagagaaagagtcatGCACAGAGAAAGAGTCATGCAAGGAACCTGTGA
- the LOC111971822 gene encoding secreted frizzled-related protein 5-like — translation MSVCQDVGYSEMRLPNLLGHSSLEGEVVPRSEDWRPLLQTGCHPQAQAFLCSLIAPVCLDAFIQPCRSLCVAVRDSCAPVLACQGHIWPEALDCDRFPTQEDMCLTPHPKHSNSHLAKALPKPACQACPSVEEHPSLKTVLDALCQDDFAVTAKLSRRRLPSGEPEFEVEGRVEFIRQGPLLPYDTQHLLQQWLLINLPCANVLVRPGRVQLYLLTGAVQSDGTLALTRLFPWHKKNNSITVAARKWKHHKC, via the exons ATGAGTGTGTGCCAGGACGTGGGCTACTCGGAGATGAGGCTGCCTAACTTGCTGGGGCACAGCAGCCTAGAGGGCGAGGTGGTTCCCCGCTCGGAGGACTGGAGACCCCTGCTGCAGACCGGCTGCCATCCCCAGGCCCAGGCCTTCCTCTGCTCCCTCATCGCCCCCGTCTGCCTCGACGC tTTTATCCAGCCATGCCGTAGCCTGTGTGTGGCCGTCAGGGACAGCTGTGCCCCAGTACTGGCCTGTCAGGGCCACATCTGGCCAGAGGCGCTAGACTGTGACCGCTTCCCTACCCAAGAAGATATGTGCCTGACCCCCCACCCCAAACACAGCAACAGCCACCTCGCCAAAGCATTGCCTAAGCCTGCATGCCAAGCATGTCCTTCCGTGGAGGAGCACCCTTCACTGAAGACAGTTCTGGACGCTCTGTGCCAGGATGATTTTG ctgTAACAGCCAAGCTGTCTCGCCGGCGCCTGCCCTCAGGGGAGCCAGAGTTTGAGGTGGAAGGCCGGGTAGAGTTTATCCGCCAGGGCCCCCTGCTTCCCTACGACACCCAGCACCTCCTCCAGCAGTGGCTGCTCATCAACCTGCCCTGTGCCAACGTACTGGTCCGGCCCGGCCGTGTTCAGCTCTACCTGCTGACCGGCGCTGTGCAGTCCGATGGCACCCTGGCCCTCACCCGCCTCTTCCCCTGGCACAAGAAGAACAACAGCATCACAGTGGCTGCGCGCAAGTGGAAACACCACAAGTGTTGA